A single window of Mycolicibacterium aurum DNA harbors:
- a CDS encoding VOC family protein, translating into MPNQLHHVVMRSHSADAFIAFLTDVVGMTVQHQMRVPGPVLETTLGWPPSDGADVTILGSGVAGLIEVLDVPEHLRDAAPEGLAALSFLTDDFAGNLDAAKGHASDVTVFDAGVPGVDLFFCTVGGVPMEFMGSYAAGSPG; encoded by the coding sequence GTGCCCAATCAGCTTCATCACGTCGTCATGCGCAGTCATTCGGCGGACGCGTTCATCGCGTTTCTCACCGACGTCGTCGGCATGACCGTGCAACACCAGATGCGGGTTCCTGGTCCGGTCCTGGAGACGACGCTGGGCTGGCCACCCTCGGACGGTGCCGACGTGACGATCCTCGGTAGTGGAGTCGCCGGGCTGATCGAGGTGCTCGACGTCCCGGAGCATCTGCGCGATGCAGCCCCGGAGGGATTGGCCGCGCTGTCGTTCCTGACCGACGACTTCGCAGGCAACCTCGACGCGGCGAAGGGCCACGCCAGCGATGTCACGGTGTTCGATGCGGGAGTCCCGGGGGTGGACCTGTTCTTCTGCACCGTCGGCGGGGTGCCGATGGAGTTCATGGGCAGCTACGCCGCCGGGTCCCCGGGCTGA
- a CDS encoding acyl-CoA dehydrogenase family protein, translating to MRRDLFTEDHEAFRELARDFVDQEVVPHYPEWEKGGRMPREVFEQMGELGILGVAIPEEYGGGGQSDYRFNVVLQEEAARALVTLSTVRTQLEVILPYFLHYANAEQRNRWFPGLASGKLLTAIAMTEPGTGSDLAGMRTTAVRDGDDYIVNGAKTFITGGMQADLVIVVARTSTDPDNRRKGLTLLVVEDGMEGFSRGRELEKMGCKVQDTAELSFVDVRVPAANVLGEVDEAFGYLGHNLAQERLTVAVGSVAQARSAIHAAIDYTLSRKAFGAPVASFQNTKFELAACSTEVEAAQAMLDRAVSLHVEGELSGADAARTKLFCTEMQQRVVDRCLQLFGGYGYMMEYPIARLYTDARVARIYAGTSEVMKVMIAKSLGL from the coding sequence GTGCGCAGGGATCTGTTCACCGAAGACCATGAGGCGTTCCGGGAGCTCGCCCGCGACTTCGTCGACCAGGAAGTGGTGCCGCACTACCCGGAGTGGGAGAAGGGCGGCCGGATGCCGCGCGAGGTCTTCGAGCAGATGGGGGAGCTCGGGATCCTGGGTGTGGCGATCCCCGAAGAGTACGGTGGCGGCGGCCAGTCGGACTACCGCTTCAACGTGGTGCTGCAGGAAGAGGCGGCGCGTGCACTGGTCACGCTGTCGACCGTGCGCACTCAGCTCGAGGTGATCCTGCCGTACTTCCTGCACTATGCGAACGCCGAGCAGCGCAACCGCTGGTTCCCCGGGCTCGCTTCCGGAAAGCTCCTCACGGCGATCGCGATGACCGAGCCCGGCACCGGTTCGGATCTCGCGGGGATGCGCACCACAGCCGTCCGCGACGGGGATGACTACATCGTCAACGGCGCCAAGACCTTCATCACCGGCGGCATGCAGGCCGATCTCGTCATCGTCGTGGCCCGCACCTCCACCGACCCGGACAACCGGCGCAAGGGACTGACCCTGCTGGTGGTCGAGGACGGTATGGAGGGCTTCAGCCGCGGCCGCGAGCTGGAGAAGATGGGCTGCAAGGTCCAGGACACCGCCGAGCTGTCGTTCGTCGACGTCCGGGTACCCGCGGCCAACGTGCTCGGCGAGGTGGACGAGGCGTTCGGCTACCTCGGCCACAATCTCGCCCAGGAGCGGCTGACGGTTGCGGTGGGGTCGGTGGCCCAGGCGCGTTCGGCGATCCACGCGGCGATCGACTACACGTTGAGCCGCAAGGCATTCGGCGCGCCGGTCGCGTCGTTCCAGAACACCAAGTTCGAGCTCGCGGCCTGCTCGACCGAGGTCGAAGCCGCTCAGGCGATGCTCGACCGCGCCGTCTCGCTCCACGTCGAGGGTGAGCTCTCCGGCGCCGACGCGGCCAGGACCAAACTGTTCTGCACCGAGATGCAGCAGCGGGTGGTGGACCGCTGCCTGCAGTTGTTCGGCGGCTACGGCTACATGATGGAGTATCCGATCGCCCGGCTGTACACCGATGCCCGGGTGGCCCGCATCTACGCGGGTACCAGTGAGGTCATGAAGGTGATGATCGCCAAGTCGCTTGGCCTATAA
- a CDS encoding NADPH:quinone oxidoreductase family protein has product MRAAVCPEYGAPDVVRIEERTAPRTGPGQVGVRVDAAAVNFPDVLLVAGNYQVSVPPPFVPGSEFAGVVDEIGPQVADFAVGDAVTGTAVFGAFAERVVVDAAGLAPIPAGIDTFSAAAFGVAHRTAYHALRSMARLSAGDELVVLGAGGGVGLAAVQLAATMGAHVTAVASSAEKLDVARIYGADRTVNHRDGALREALRVLLPDGADAVLDPVGGDLSEPALRSLNRGGRHVTVGFASGVIPRIPLNLVLIKGIHVLGFQFQDVPVDEFTRNERELRDLHASGRVTPHVGAVYSLDETVAALRHVGEGRAIGKVLIDLT; this is encoded by the coding sequence ATGCGGGCCGCGGTCTGCCCCGAGTACGGGGCTCCCGATGTCGTGCGCATCGAAGAGCGCACCGCGCCCCGCACGGGCCCCGGCCAGGTCGGCGTGCGAGTCGACGCGGCGGCCGTGAACTTCCCCGATGTCCTGCTGGTGGCCGGTAACTATCAGGTCAGTGTCCCGCCGCCGTTCGTGCCCGGCAGCGAGTTCGCCGGGGTGGTCGATGAAATCGGGCCGCAGGTCGCGGATTTCGCGGTCGGCGACGCCGTCACCGGTACGGCCGTGTTCGGCGCCTTCGCCGAACGTGTGGTCGTGGACGCTGCCGGCCTGGCACCCATTCCCGCCGGCATCGATACGTTCTCGGCTGCCGCATTCGGTGTCGCGCACCGCACCGCTTACCACGCGTTGCGGTCGATGGCCCGGCTGTCGGCGGGCGACGAACTCGTCGTGCTCGGTGCCGGCGGCGGCGTCGGGTTGGCGGCGGTCCAACTGGCCGCCACCATGGGCGCCCACGTCACTGCGGTCGCGTCATCGGCCGAAAAGCTGGATGTGGCCCGGATATACGGTGCCGACCGAACGGTCAATCACCGCGACGGCGCACTCCGCGAAGCGCTTCGCGTCTTGTTGCCCGACGGAGCCGACGCCGTACTCGACCCTGTCGGCGGCGACCTCAGCGAGCCCGCTCTGCGCTCGCTGAACAGAGGTGGGCGACATGTCACGGTCGGTTTCGCGTCGGGCGTCATCCCGCGCATCCCGTTGAACCTGGTGCTGATCAAGGGTATTCACGTGCTGGGGTTCCAGTTCCAGGATGTGCCGGTCGACGAGTTCACCCGCAACGAGCGGGAGCTGCGCGATCTGCACGCGTCGGGTCGCGTCACACCTCACGTGGGAGCGGTGTATTCGCTCGACGAGACCGTTGCGGCACTGCGCCACGTCGGTGAGGGACGCGCGATCGGCAAGGTGCTGATCGACCTGACCTGA
- a CDS encoding phosphotransferase family protein: MDGAALDGKGEPLTAHFLSGGTQNVIFEIRRGDHRCVLRMPPPGAPPDRDKGILREWRIVEALDGTDVPHTAAVGVCDDATVLGRPFYLMGFVDGWSPMDTHGVWPEPFNADPTTRPGLSYQLAEGIALLSKVDWRAKGLQDLGRPEGFHERQVDRWTGFLDRIKGRELPGLDVATGWLRSHKPLDFIPGLMHGDYQFANVMYRHGAPAQLAAIVDWEMGTVGDPKLDLGWMVQSWPEDMEKPDDAEMSYVDMRGMPSRDAVVAHYAEVSGRQVDDLDYYLVLAKWKLAIVLEQGFQRAGTDEKLLAFGPVVTSLMDSAAELAESTDYRG; encoded by the coding sequence ATGGACGGCGCCGCACTCGATGGCAAGGGTGAACCGCTGACCGCCCACTTCCTGTCCGGCGGCACCCAGAATGTCATCTTCGAGATCCGGCGCGGCGACCATCGCTGCGTGCTGCGCATGCCTCCGCCGGGGGCACCACCTGACCGCGACAAAGGGATTCTGCGGGAATGGCGCATCGTCGAGGCGCTCGACGGCACCGACGTCCCGCACACCGCGGCGGTCGGCGTCTGCGACGACGCCACCGTGCTCGGCCGTCCGTTCTACCTGATGGGCTTTGTCGACGGCTGGTCACCGATGGACACCCACGGCGTGTGGCCCGAGCCCTTCAATGCCGACCCGACCACCCGGCCCGGGCTCAGTTATCAACTGGCCGAGGGCATTGCCCTGCTGTCGAAGGTGGACTGGCGCGCCAAGGGACTGCAGGACCTGGGCAGGCCCGAGGGCTTCCACGAACGCCAGGTCGACCGGTGGACCGGCTTCCTCGACCGCATCAAAGGGCGCGAGCTACCGGGGCTGGACGTCGCCACAGGATGGCTGCGGTCGCACAAGCCGCTGGACTTCATCCCCGGCCTGATGCACGGCGACTATCAGTTCGCCAACGTCATGTACCGGCACGGCGCCCCGGCGCAGTTGGCCGCCATCGTCGACTGGGAGATGGGTACCGTTGGCGACCCCAAGCTGGATCTGGGGTGGATGGTGCAGTCGTGGCCGGAGGACATGGAGAAGCCCGACGACGCAGAGATGAGCTATGTGGACATGCGAGGCATGCCGTCGCGTGACGCCGTGGTCGCTCATTACGCCGAGGTGTCCGGCCGCCAGGTCGACGATCTGGACTATTACCTGGTGCTGGCGAAGTGGAAACTGGCGATCGTCCTGGAACAGGGCTTCCAGCGGGCCGGAACCGACGAGAAGCTGCTGGCGTTCGGGCCGGTGGTGACAAGCCTGATGGACTCGGCAGCCGAACTCGCCGAGTCCACGGACTATCGGGGCTAG
- a CDS encoding enoyl-CoA hydratase/isomerase family protein — MLLSEDRAGVRTLTLNRPERRNALDARLWVELADALRLVKRDRGVRVLVLTGAGGAFCSGADIGTGEQIHPRYKLDRLTDVALALHELAVPTIAKVSGIAVGAGWNLALGCDLVVATPESRFCQIFSKRGLSVDLGGSWLLPKIVGLQQAKRLVLLADMVGADEAHTLGLVTWVKAADEIDAFVDGLADRLAAGPPFALAQSKALLNDGANSTLREALANEARAQPGNFATADSGEAYAAFAAKRDPEFTGAWTLYERPEE; from the coding sequence GTGCTGCTGTCGGAGGACCGCGCCGGAGTGCGTACGTTGACCCTCAACCGTCCCGAGCGCCGCAACGCCCTGGACGCGCGGCTGTGGGTGGAACTCGCCGACGCGCTTCGCCTCGTCAAACGGGACCGCGGCGTGCGCGTGCTGGTCCTGACGGGCGCGGGCGGGGCGTTCTGCTCCGGCGCCGACATCGGCACCGGTGAACAGATCCATCCGCGCTACAAGCTGGACCGCCTCACCGACGTCGCGCTGGCGCTGCACGAACTGGCTGTGCCGACCATCGCCAAGGTCAGCGGCATCGCCGTGGGCGCGGGGTGGAACCTGGCGCTGGGTTGCGATCTCGTCGTCGCCACTCCGGAGTCGCGGTTCTGCCAGATCTTCTCCAAGCGGGGCTTGTCCGTCGATCTGGGGGGCTCGTGGTTGCTGCCCAAGATTGTCGGCCTGCAGCAGGCCAAACGCCTCGTGCTGCTGGCCGACATGGTCGGCGCGGACGAGGCGCACACGCTCGGCCTGGTCACGTGGGTGAAGGCGGCCGACGAGATCGACGCGTTCGTCGACGGTCTCGCCGACCGTCTGGCCGCGGGACCGCCGTTCGCGTTGGCGCAGAGCAAGGCGCTGCTCAACGACGGCGCCAATTCGACACTGCGCGAAGCGCTGGCCAACGAAGCCAGGGCGCAACCCGGCAACTTCGCGACGGCGGACTCCGGCGAGGCCTACGCCGCGTTCGCCGCGAAACGTGATCCGGAGTTCACCGGCGCGTGGACTCTGTACGAACGACCTGAGGAGTAG
- a CDS encoding thiolase family protein: MRETVIVGAVRTPVGKRNGGLSEQHAADLSAVVLNELAERTGVDPEIVDDVVWGCVSQVGDQSSNIGRYAVLAAGWPEHIPGTTVNRACGSSQQALDFAVQAVMSGQQDVVVAGGVEVMSRVPLGSARSTGMPYGPKVLARYDDFSFNQGISAEMIAQQWGFSRTRLDEYSAQSHERAAAAQDAGAFKDQIVPVFTESGVVTDDEGIRRGSTVEKLAGLKPAFTEDGVIHAGNSSQISDGAAALLVTTMENAVNLGLTPLVRYRAGAVTGADPKLMLTGPIPATEKVLHKAGVSLDEVGVYEVNEAFAPVPLAWLADTGADEAKLNPLGGAIALGHPLGASGAVLMTRMINHMRDNGIRYGLQTMCEGGGTANATLVELVK, from the coding sequence ATGCGGGAAACCGTCATCGTCGGCGCTGTGCGCACCCCCGTCGGCAAGCGCAACGGCGGCCTGTCCGAGCAGCACGCTGCCGATCTGTCGGCGGTCGTCCTCAACGAACTCGCCGAGCGCACCGGGGTGGATCCCGAGATCGTCGACGACGTCGTGTGGGGCTGCGTCTCCCAGGTGGGGGACCAGTCCAGCAACATCGGTCGCTACGCAGTGCTGGCCGCGGGCTGGCCCGAGCACATCCCCGGCACCACGGTGAACCGGGCCTGCGGATCGAGTCAGCAGGCGCTCGACTTCGCCGTGCAGGCGGTGATGTCCGGCCAGCAGGACGTGGTGGTGGCCGGGGGAGTGGAGGTGATGAGCCGGGTCCCGCTCGGGTCCGCCCGCTCCACAGGCATGCCGTACGGCCCGAAAGTCCTTGCCCGCTACGACGACTTCTCCTTCAACCAGGGGATCTCGGCGGAGATGATCGCGCAGCAGTGGGGCTTTTCCCGCACCCGGCTCGACGAGTATTCGGCGCAGTCGCACGAACGGGCCGCGGCCGCGCAGGATGCGGGGGCGTTCAAGGACCAGATCGTGCCGGTATTCACCGAGAGCGGCGTGGTCACCGATGACGAGGGCATCCGGCGCGGCAGCACCGTGGAGAAGCTGGCCGGGCTCAAGCCCGCGTTCACCGAGGACGGTGTCATCCACGCCGGGAACTCGTCGCAGATCTCCGACGGTGCCGCCGCCCTGCTCGTCACCACGATGGAGAACGCCGTGAACCTCGGCCTGACCCCGCTGGTGCGCTACCGCGCCGGGGCGGTCACCGGTGCAGATCCCAAACTCATGCTGACGGGCCCGATTCCGGCCACCGAGAAGGTGCTGCACAAAGCGGGAGTATCACTCGACGAGGTCGGCGTGTACGAGGTCAACGAAGCGTTCGCCCCCGTCCCGCTGGCGTGGCTGGCCGACACGGGCGCCGACGAGGCCAAGCTGAACCCCCTCGGCGGGGCCATCGCGCTCGGCCATCCACTCGGTGCCTCGGGCGCGGTACTGATGACAAGGATGATCAACCACATGCGCGACAACGGGATTCGCTATGGGCTGCAGACCATGTGTGAAGGTGGCGGCACCGCCAACGCGACCCTCGTCGAACTCGTGAAGTAG
- a CDS encoding phytanoyl-CoA dioxygenase family protein: MPELNHVPADTPAEEIADLLRRDGYVIVDDLVPTALMDTIDDELAPYFAATPLGYNAMIGTKTRRTGALVARSPACRTLIQNPTMMGVCRDFLGHASAFQLMLTQVISIEPGESAQSLHRDQNAFDFYPFPDDYHVQCNTLWALSDYTAEMGATRVVPGSQFGDKKPTDYAEDECLQAEMTRGSVLIYTGKIVHSGAANRSDKVRRAINVNYCVGWVRQEENQFLSVPPDVAQTLDDDLLKLIGYQEGAWAMGYFRDFEDPLRAVRGDAVTYGFDGSRLTGDAGAAFEDQLANSE; the protein is encoded by the coding sequence ATGCCCGAGCTCAACCACGTGCCCGCCGACACCCCCGCGGAAGAGATCGCCGATCTGCTCCGTCGCGACGGCTATGTCATCGTCGACGACCTCGTTCCGACCGCCCTGATGGACACCATCGACGACGAACTCGCGCCCTACTTCGCGGCGACGCCCCTTGGCTACAACGCGATGATCGGCACCAAGACCCGCCGCACCGGAGCACTCGTCGCCCGCTCCCCAGCCTGCCGGACGCTGATCCAGAACCCGACCATGATGGGCGTCTGCCGAGACTTTCTCGGGCACGCGTCGGCGTTCCAGCTGATGCTGACCCAGGTCATCTCGATCGAGCCCGGCGAATCGGCCCAATCGCTGCACCGCGACCAGAACGCCTTCGACTTCTATCCGTTCCCCGACGACTACCACGTGCAGTGCAACACGCTGTGGGCGTTGTCGGACTACACCGCCGAGATGGGCGCCACCCGCGTGGTCCCGGGCAGCCAGTTCGGCGACAAGAAGCCCACCGATTACGCCGAGGACGAGTGCCTGCAGGCGGAGATGACCCGCGGTTCGGTGCTGATCTACACGGGCAAGATCGTGCACAGCGGCGCCGCGAACCGCTCCGACAAGGTGCGACGGGCCATCAACGTCAACTACTGCGTGGGCTGGGTCCGCCAGGAGGAGAACCAGTTCCTTTCCGTCCCACCGGACGTGGCACAGACGCTGGATGACGACCTGCTGAAGTTGATCGGCTACCAGGAGGGCGCCTGGGCGATGGGCTACTTCCGCGATTTCGAGGATCCGCTGCGCGCCGTCCGCGGCGACGCCGTGACGTACGGCTTCGACGGCAGCCGCCTCACCGGCGATGCCGGCGCGGCGTTCGAGGATCAGCTCGCCAACAGCGAGTAG
- a CDS encoding TetR/AcrR family transcriptional regulator codes for MPDMVADQTADRGQRRASFQRARSHETKRMLVQAAMALWRTKGYATTTVAEICTAAGVSKALFYFYFPRKEDVLFEVGVMSTQSAQRAIHRLLTKPYDIDAVIRAALTAFEESMARNPRELIVETILEGYRHEHRLLAEGTPPDLDADMFTELFARAADDDKLPAGIDTAHLAYLAQTMVSEGARHWAAGAFGKRSFAEVVTADIGTLINGYIRS; via the coding sequence ATGCCCGATATGGTCGCGGACCAGACTGCTGACCGTGGTCAGCGTCGCGCTTCTTTCCAGCGAGCCAGATCGCACGAGACCAAGAGGATGCTCGTTCAGGCGGCGATGGCGTTGTGGCGCACGAAGGGTTACGCCACCACGACCGTCGCCGAGATCTGCACTGCCGCAGGAGTGTCCAAAGCGCTCTTCTACTTCTACTTCCCGCGCAAAGAAGACGTGCTCTTCGAGGTCGGGGTGATGTCGACGCAATCGGCACAGCGGGCAATCCACCGATTGCTGACCAAGCCCTACGACATCGATGCCGTCATCCGCGCCGCGCTCACTGCGTTCGAAGAGTCGATGGCGCGCAATCCCCGGGAGCTCATCGTCGAGACGATCCTCGAGGGTTACCGGCACGAGCACCGACTCTTGGCCGAAGGCACTCCCCCGGATCTGGACGCCGACATGTTCACCGAACTCTTTGCGCGGGCCGCCGACGACGACAAACTCCCGGCCGGGATCGACACAGCGCACCTGGCCTACCTCGCCCAGACGATGGTCAGCGAGGGCGCCCGACACTGGGCGGCAGGCGCCTTCGGGAAGCGCTCGTTCGCCGAGGTCGTCACCGCCGACATCGGCACACTCATCAACGGATACATCCGATCCTGA
- a CDS encoding TetR/AcrR family transcriptional regulator: MSAPESAVPDLEMPRRPYAALFAKGEDRRQRILAVAERLLARNGWRNTSLAQIAKEAGVTPAGLLHHFDSKEQLLNAVLDARDADDDAHADRSGDLVTELSRVPERFQRSPELVGTFMVLLAENIAPDAPLHDRLHKRYRDAVDIITDIIERGQRDGAYRTDFSAANKATEILAFINGMETLWLLDPSIPLTEVFQEYAASLARDLAPATTT, translated from the coding sequence GTGTCAGCCCCTGAATCCGCTGTGCCGGATCTGGAAATGCCCAGACGGCCGTACGCGGCGCTGTTCGCCAAAGGCGAGGACCGCCGGCAGCGGATTCTGGCCGTGGCCGAGCGGCTTCTGGCGCGCAACGGATGGCGCAACACCTCGCTGGCACAGATCGCCAAAGAAGCCGGCGTCACCCCCGCCGGCCTGCTGCACCACTTCGACTCCAAGGAACAACTCCTCAACGCCGTCCTCGACGCCCGCGATGCCGACGACGACGCGCACGCGGATCGCTCGGGTGATCTGGTCACCGAGCTCAGCCGGGTGCCTGAGCGCTTCCAGCGGTCACCGGAACTGGTCGGCACGTTCATGGTGCTGCTGGCGGAGAACATCGCCCCCGACGCTCCGCTGCACGACCGGCTGCACAAGCGTTATCGCGACGCCGTCGACATCATCACCGACATCATCGAGCGCGGTCAGCGCGACGGCGCGTATCGCACCGACTTCTCGGCGGCCAACAAGGCCACGGAGATTCTCGCCTTCATCAACGGAATGGAGACCCTATGGTTGCTCGATCCTTCAATCCCGCTGACCGAGGTGTTCCAGGAGTACGCAGCGTCGCTGGCACGGGACCTGGCCCCGGCCACCACGACATGA
- a CDS encoding acyl-CoA dehydrogenase family protein, whose protein sequence is MWDFETDPEYQKVLDWADEFVREEVEPLDLAFPHQQFVPLDGMRRKAIDPLKDEVRRRGLWATHLGTDLGGQGYGQLKLALLNEILGRSQWAPVIFGCQAPDTGNAEIIAHYGTDVQKEKYLRPLLNGELFSCYSMTEPHAGADPTMFTTTAVRDGDDWVINGWKFFSSNAATSSFLIVMVVTNPDVSAYQGMSMFLVPTDTPGVKIERNIGLYGERADEGSHALIHYDNVRVPSEALLGGEGQAFVIAQTRLGGGRIHHAMRTIGLSRKALDMMCERALSRETQGSRLSDKQFVQGYIADSYAQLLQFRLMVLYTAWEIDKYNDYKRVRKDIAAVKVVMPSVLHDIAWRAMQVHGALGVTNEVPFLGMVTGAAVMGLADGPTEVHKTTVAKQVLRDYRPAEGTWPTEWIPAKRQAAQAKYAEFLEHEVGNQ, encoded by the coding sequence ATGTGGGATTTCGAAACCGACCCCGAGTACCAGAAGGTGCTGGACTGGGCCGACGAGTTCGTCCGCGAGGAGGTCGAGCCGCTGGATCTGGCATTTCCGCACCAGCAGTTCGTGCCATTGGACGGCATGCGCCGCAAGGCAATCGATCCGCTGAAAGACGAGGTCCGCAGGCGGGGACTGTGGGCCACCCACCTCGGCACCGACCTCGGCGGTCAAGGCTACGGACAGCTCAAGCTCGCCCTGCTCAACGAGATCCTCGGTCGTTCCCAGTGGGCGCCGGTCATCTTCGGTTGCCAGGCACCCGACACCGGCAACGCCGAGATCATCGCCCACTACGGTACCGACGTGCAGAAGGAGAAGTACCTGCGCCCGCTGCTCAACGGTGAGCTGTTCTCCTGTTACTCGATGACCGAGCCGCACGCCGGCGCCGACCCGACCATGTTCACGACCACCGCTGTGCGCGACGGTGACGACTGGGTCATCAACGGTTGGAAGTTTTTCTCCTCCAACGCGGCAACGTCATCGTTCCTCATCGTGATGGTCGTGACCAACCCCGACGTCAGCGCCTACCAGGGCATGTCCATGTTCCTCGTGCCCACCGACACTCCCGGCGTGAAGATCGAACGGAATATCGGCCTCTACGGCGAGCGCGCCGACGAGGGCTCCCATGCGTTGATCCACTACGACAACGTGCGGGTGCCCTCGGAAGCACTGCTGGGCGGCGAGGGGCAGGCATTCGTCATCGCGCAAACCCGTCTCGGCGGCGGACGGATCCACCACGCGATGCGCACAATCGGTTTGTCCCGCAAGGCACTCGACATGATGTGCGAACGGGCTTTGAGCCGAGAAACTCAGGGCAGCAGGCTCTCGGACAAGCAGTTCGTGCAGGGCTACATCGCCGACTCCTATGCCCAGCTGCTGCAATTCCGGCTGATGGTGCTCTACACCGCATGGGAGATCGACAAGTACAACGACTACAAGAGGGTCCGTAAGGACATCGCCGCGGTCAAGGTCGTGATGCCCTCGGTGCTTCACGACATCGCGTGGCGAGCCATGCAGGTCCACGGCGCGCTGGGTGTCACCAATGAGGTGCCCTTCCTGGGCATGGTGACCGGCGCCGCGGTCATGGGACTCGCCGACGGGCCCACCGAGGTGCACAAGACCACTGTCGCCAAGCAGGTGCTTCGCGACTACCGACCGGCCGAGGGCACCTGGCCCACCGAGTGGATTCCCGCCAAACGACAGGCGGCGCAAGCGAAGTACGCTGAATTCCTCGAACATGAGGTGGGCAACCAGTGA
- a CDS encoding TIGR03564 family F420-dependent LLM class oxidoreductase, protein MRIGLMVGSDRERERRDRLAGLIADGMAAETAGFSSFWFPQVPGYLDAMTAIALIGASTSSIELGTAVVPVQTRHPLILAQQALTTNAACGGRFTLGLGVSHDWIINGQLGIGYERPVHELRDHLDVLTAAFAGPGQVDIENTGFRVHSPVDVSDTSPPILLAALGPAMLRIAGERADGTILWMADERAIGDYVAPRVSAAADAAGRKAPRVAAGVPVAVCSPAETDTAREYASEVLGHAHFSPNYVRLLEHGDAEDVGDTMAAGDESTVLARLRSYRDAGVTDLAARVIPLGDDDAARRASRQHTQEFLASLGSSL, encoded by the coding sequence GTGCGCATCGGCCTGATGGTCGGCTCCGACAGGGAGCGTGAACGCCGGGACAGGCTCGCAGGGTTGATCGCCGATGGCATGGCTGCCGAGACGGCCGGATTCAGCTCGTTCTGGTTCCCGCAGGTGCCCGGATATCTGGACGCAATGACAGCGATCGCCCTCATCGGCGCATCCACCTCGTCCATCGAGCTCGGTACCGCGGTGGTTCCCGTCCAGACCAGGCACCCGCTCATCCTGGCGCAGCAGGCGTTGACCACGAATGCCGCATGCGGTGGCCGTTTCACGCTCGGCCTTGGCGTCTCGCATGACTGGATCATCAACGGACAGCTGGGCATTGGCTACGAGCGGCCGGTGCACGAGTTACGCGACCATCTGGACGTGCTCACCGCGGCCTTCGCCGGGCCCGGCCAGGTCGACATCGAGAACACCGGCTTCCGCGTGCACAGCCCGGTCGACGTATCGGACACTTCCCCGCCGATTCTGCTCGCTGCGCTCGGGCCCGCCATGCTGCGCATCGCCGGAGAACGGGCCGACGGCACCATTCTGTGGATGGCCGACGAGCGGGCGATCGGTGACTATGTCGCGCCGCGCGTCAGCGCCGCAGCGGACGCCGCGGGGCGAAAGGCGCCCCGCGTCGCGGCGGGCGTGCCTGTCGCCGTCTGCTCACCGGCCGAGACGGACACGGCGCGCGAGTATGCCAGCGAGGTGCTGGGCCACGCACACTTCTCCCCCAACTACGTCCGCCTACTCGAGCACGGCGACGCCGAGGACGTCGGTGACACCATGGCGGCGGGCGACGAGTCCACCGTGCTGGCGCGCCTGCGCAGCTACCGCGACGCAGGCGTCACCGACCTTGCAGCGCGAGTGATCCCCCTCGGGGACGACGACGCCGCGCGTCGTGCGTCCCGTCAACACACGCAGGAGTTCCTGGCGTCGCTCGGCTCGAGCCTGTAG